The segment CATATAATCCCAGTCTTTTGTTTTTAAGGCAAAAGGTCACGCGTTGTGACAAGTTCTTTTTAAGGAAAGCAGATGCAAAAAATCAGGTTAAAGTTAAAAGCTTATGACCATAGGGTTTTAGATCGCACAGTTGCGGCAATTGTAGAAGCCGTCAAGAGAACAGGCGCCGATGTGAGAGGTCCAG is part of the Campylobacter sp. VBCF_01 NA2 genome and harbors:
- the rpsJ gene encoding 30S ribosomal protein S10, whose translation is MQKIRLKLKAYDHRVLDRTVAAIVEAVKRTGADVRGPVPMPTKIKRYTVLKSPHINKDSREQFEMRI